The following are from one region of the Longimicrobium sp. genome:
- the coxB gene encoding cytochrome c oxidase subunit II: MTSTAILAGPRRGRGQHAGARRPVRARLPLALAALLPLLLAACGEDHVHRYPQTTFHPTTEYARITDWLFKYTMTLGAIVGLLVFAILAYIMVRFRYRPGMAEPKQVHGNTTVELIWTLVPALILAAIAVPTARAIFATQPEPPPNAVAIEVIGKQWWWEFRYLIKDSRGAIVDTVVTANEIHVPQGDTVHLLLKSDNVLHSFWVPQMGGKRDLITNRVNHLVFMPEEPGVYLGQCAEFCGDSHALMRMRLVVHTPQGYRDWLANESRPAAEPVAGDSALLYGKQLVTAGQCAGCHYIEGTTAVGRTGPALTHFGRRLTMAGGILENNAENLARWIADAPSVKPGSKMPQLGGGIQGGLTDEQIQYIVAYLQSLQ; encoded by the coding sequence ATGACGTCGACAGCGATCCTCGCCGGACCGCGCCGGGGCCGCGGCCAGCACGCAGGGGCACGCCGGCCGGTCCGGGCGCGCCTGCCGCTTGCGCTCGCGGCGCTCCTTCCGCTGCTCCTGGCGGCGTGCGGTGAGGACCACGTGCACCGCTACCCGCAGACCACCTTCCACCCCACCACCGAGTACGCGCGGATCACCGACTGGCTCTTCAAGTACACGATGACGCTGGGCGCCATCGTGGGGCTGCTGGTGTTCGCCATCCTGGCGTACATCATGGTGAGGTTCCGCTACCGCCCGGGGATGGCCGAGCCCAAGCAGGTGCACGGCAACACCACCGTCGAGCTGATCTGGACGCTGGTCCCCGCGCTCATCCTGGCGGCCATCGCCGTCCCCACCGCGCGGGCCATTTTCGCCACCCAGCCCGAGCCGCCGCCCAACGCGGTGGCCATCGAGGTGATCGGCAAGCAGTGGTGGTGGGAGTTCCGCTACCTGATCAAGGACTCGCGCGGCGCCATCGTCGACACCGTGGTCACCGCCAACGAGATCCACGTCCCCCAGGGCGACACGGTGCACCTGCTGCTCAAGAGCGACAACGTGCTGCACTCGTTCTGGGTGCCGCAGATGGGCGGCAAGCGCGACCTGATCACCAACCGCGTGAACCACCTGGTGTTCATGCCCGAGGAGCCGGGCGTGTACCTGGGACAGTGCGCCGAGTTCTGCGGCGACAGCCACGCGCTCATGCGCATGCGGCTCGTCGTGCACACCCCGCAGGGCTACCGCGACTGGCTGGCCAACGAGAGCCGCCCCGCGGCCGAGCCCGTGGCCGGCGACTCGGCGCTGCTCTACGGCAAGCAGCTGGTGACCGCCGGGCAGTGCGCCGGGTGCCACTACATCGAGGGGACCACCGCGGTGGGGCGCACCGGGCCCGCGCTCACCCACTTCGGGCGGCGGCTCACCATGGCGGGCGGGATCCTGGAGAACAACGCCGAGAACCTGGCCCGGTGGATCGCCGACGCCCCGTCGGTCAAGCCCGGCTCCAAGATGCCGCAGCTGGGCGGCGGCATCCAGGGCGGGCTCACCGACGAGCAGATCCAGTACATCGTGGCCTACCTGCAGTCGCTGCAGTAG
- a CDS encoding ABC transporter ATP-binding protein: protein MAQARVHTGRRTRPPAEERPTWAQRWRAMRNVPPFLGMVWRTHRGFVAGIVCLRLLRAFVPIATLWVGKLIVDEVVASSRSGTPDWRRIGTLLVLEFAIVAAGEVAARTGTLLESLLGDLFSNRMSVRLMEHAARLDLQHFEDPAFYDRLERARRQTVGRIGLLNQLLGMAQDAITLVTLTGTLLAFSPLLFLLLIVAVLPSFLGETHFAALGYSLLYQWTPERRKLDYYRLVAASDKTAKEVKLFGLSHWLTEQYRELSDRFYQANRRLAIRRNLAGTGLSLVSTLGYYAAYASIVVRAVQARITLGDLTLLAGTFSRSRDLVQRTLLSTTELYEQALFLEDLFVFFSMQPAIARPARAAPFPRPIREGFEFRDVWFRYPEAEGSPGGTGDGERGTAGGGGAPDLVPPPDDVPDDDPRWVLRGVSFRIRPGERLALVGENGAGKTTLTKLLTRLYDPTRGVILLDGRPLAEYDPAELHEEVGVIFQDFVRYDMLAEENVAVGRIAALEREPESARERVEDASARSLAAEVIETLPQRYRTMLGRRFEGGVDLSGGQWQKVALARAYMRDAQLLILDEPTAALDARAEYTVFQRFAELTEAKMAILISHRFSTVRMADRILVLENGRVVEEGTHAELVALGGRYAELFSLQAAGYR from the coding sequence ATGGCACAGGCACGCGTGCACACGGGAAGGCGGACCCGCCCGCCCGCCGAGGAGCGGCCCACCTGGGCGCAGCGCTGGCGGGCGATGCGCAACGTGCCGCCGTTCCTCGGCATGGTGTGGCGCACGCACCGCGGCTTCGTGGCGGGGATCGTGTGCCTGCGGCTGCTGCGCGCCTTCGTCCCCATCGCCACGCTGTGGGTGGGGAAGCTGATCGTGGACGAGGTGGTGGCGTCGTCGCGCTCGGGGACGCCCGACTGGCGGCGGATCGGGACGCTGCTGGTGCTGGAGTTCGCCATCGTGGCCGCGGGCGAGGTGGCGGCCCGCACGGGGACGCTCCTCGAATCGCTGCTGGGCGACCTGTTCAGCAACCGCATGAGCGTGCGGCTGATGGAGCACGCGGCGCGGCTGGACCTGCAGCACTTCGAGGACCCGGCCTTCTACGACCGGCTGGAGCGCGCCCGGCGGCAGACGGTGGGGCGCATCGGCCTGCTCAACCAGCTGCTGGGGATGGCGCAGGACGCCATCACGCTGGTCACGCTCACGGGGACGCTGCTGGCGTTCAGCCCGCTCCTCTTCCTCCTGCTCATCGTGGCCGTGCTCCCCTCGTTCCTGGGGGAGACGCACTTCGCCGCGCTGGGCTACTCGCTCCTCTACCAGTGGACGCCGGAGCGGCGCAAGCTGGACTACTACCGGCTGGTGGCGGCGTCGGACAAGACGGCCAAGGAGGTGAAGCTCTTCGGCCTCTCGCACTGGCTCACCGAGCAGTACCGTGAGCTCTCCGACCGCTTCTACCAGGCCAACCGGCGCCTCGCCATCCGCCGCAACCTGGCGGGGACGGGGCTGTCGCTGGTCTCCACGCTGGGCTACTACGCGGCGTACGCGTCGATCGTGGTGCGCGCGGTGCAGGCGCGCATCACGCTGGGCGACCTGACGCTCCTGGCCGGCACCTTCTCGCGCTCGCGCGACCTGGTGCAGCGCACGCTGCTCTCGACCACGGAGCTGTACGAGCAGGCGCTCTTCCTGGAGGACCTCTTCGTCTTCTTCTCCATGCAGCCCGCGATCGCCCGGCCGGCGCGCGCCGCGCCCTTCCCCCGGCCGATCCGCGAGGGCTTCGAGTTCCGGGACGTCTGGTTCCGCTACCCGGAGGCGGAGGGAAGCCCCGGGGGGACGGGGGACGGGGAACGGGGGACAGCGGGCGGCGGCGGGGCTCCGGACCTGGTCCCGCCACCCGACGACGTGCCGGACGACGATCCGCGCTGGGTGCTGCGGGGGGTGAGCTTCCGCATCCGGCCGGGGGAGCGGCTGGCGCTGGTGGGCGAGAACGGGGCGGGGAAGACGACGCTCACCAAGCTGCTCACGCGGCTGTACGACCCCACGCGCGGGGTGATCCTGCTGGACGGCCGGCCGCTCGCGGAGTACGACCCGGCGGAGCTGCACGAGGAGGTGGGGGTGATCTTCCAGGACTTCGTGCGCTACGACATGCTGGCCGAGGAGAACGTGGCGGTGGGGCGGATCGCGGCGCTGGAGCGCGAGCCCGAGTCGGCGCGCGAGCGGGTGGAGGACGCGTCGGCGCGCTCGCTGGCGGCGGAGGTGATCGAGACGCTGCCGCAGCGCTACCGGACGATGCTCGGCCGCCGCTTCGAGGGCGGGGTGGACCTCTCCGGCGGGCAGTGGCAGAAGGTGGCGCTCGCTCGCGCGTACATGCGAGACGCGCAGCTGCTGATCCTGGACGAGCCCACCGCCGCGCTCGACGCCCGCGCCGAGTACACCGTCTTCCAGCGCTTCGCCGAGCTCACCGAGGCGAAGATGGCGATCCTGATCTCGCACCGCTTCTCCACCGTGCGCATGGCGGACCGCATCCTGGTGCTGGAGAACGGGCGCGTGGTGGAGGAGGGGACCCACGCGGAGCTGGTGGCGCTCGGCGGGAGGTACGCGGAGCTGTTCAGCCTGCAGGCGGCGGGGTATCGCTGA